From one Flavobacterium sp. N502536 genomic stretch:
- a CDS encoding DUF3467 domain-containing protein, protein MSNPNQQQEQINIELDETIAEGIYSNLAIINHSSSEFVLDFVSIMPGIPKAKVKSRIVLTPQHAKRLLKAIGENIHRFEVAHGEIKETEQAPIPLNFGPAGQA, encoded by the coding sequence ATGAGTAATCCGAACCAACAACAAGAACAGATTAATATTGAGTTAGACGAAACTATCGCAGAAGGAATTTATTCCAATCTTGCGATTATCAACCACTCATCCTCAGAATTTGTTTTAGATTTTGTGAGTATTATGCCTGGTATTCCTAAAGCCAAAGTAAAGTCAAGAATTGTCTTGACGCCACAACATGCTAAAAGATTATTAAAAGCAATTGGTGAAAATATTCATCGTTTTGAAGTCGCTCATGGCGAAATCAAAGAGACGGAACAAGCTCCAATACCGCTTAATTTTGGTCCTGCGGGACAAGCATAA
- a CDS encoding peptide chain release factor 3: MSFLKEIQRRRTFGIISHPDAGKTTLTEKLLLFGGAIQEAGAVKNNKIKKGATSDFMEIERQRGISVSTSVLAFNYKDKKINILDTPGHKDFAEDTFRTLTAVDSVIVVIDVAKGVEEQTEKLVAVCRMRNIPMIVFINKLDREGKDAFDLMDEVEQKLGLTVTPLSFPIGMGYDFQGIYNLWEQNINLFSGDSRKNIEETIAFSDVQNNPELDKIVGQKAAEKLREELELIDEVYPKFDRQDYLDGKLQPVFFGSALNNFGVRELLDCFVTIAPSPRPKDSETRLVDPAEEKMTGFVFKIHANMDPKHRDRLAFIKIVSGTFERNKPYYHVRQKKNLKFSSPNAFFAEKKEIVDISYPGDIVGLHDTGNFKIGDTLTEGEIMSFKGIPSFSPEHFRYINNADPMKAKQLEKGVDQLMDEGVAQLFTLEMNNRKVIGTVGALQYEVIQYRLEHEYGAKCTYENFPVHKACWVKPDDAKNDEFKEFKRIKQKFLAHDKYGQLVFLADSDFTIQMTQSKYPSVKLFFTSEFD, from the coding sequence ATGAGCTTTTTAAAAGAAATACAACGCAGAAGAACATTTGGAATTATATCGCATCCTGATGCCGGTAAAACAACTTTAACAGAGAAGTTATTGTTATTTGGAGGTGCTATTCAGGAAGCGGGAGCTGTAAAAAACAATAAAATTAAAAAAGGAGCAACGAGTGATTTCATGGAAATCGAACGCCAGAGAGGTATTTCGGTTTCAACATCTGTACTTGCTTTTAATTATAAAGACAAAAAAATCAATATCCTTGATACTCCGGGACACAAGGATTTTGCCGAAGATACTTTTAGAACTTTAACCGCTGTTGATAGCGTTATTGTTGTAATTGACGTTGCAAAAGGGGTCGAAGAACAAACAGAGAAATTAGTAGCTGTTTGTAGAATGCGTAACATCCCGATGATTGTTTTCATCAACAAATTAGACCGTGAAGGAAAAGATGCTTTTGACCTTATGGACGAAGTGGAACAAAAACTTGGTCTTACCGTTACGCCGCTAAGTTTCCCTATCGGAATGGGGTATGATTTTCAGGGAATTTATAATCTTTGGGAACAAAACATTAACCTTTTCAGCGGAGACAGCCGTAAAAACATCGAAGAGACGATTGCTTTCTCTGATGTTCAGAACAATCCGGAATTAGATAAAATTGTGGGTCAGAAAGCAGCTGAAAAACTTCGTGAAGAATTAGAATTGATCGACGAAGTTTATCCAAAATTTGATCGTCAGGATTATTTAGACGGTAAACTACAACCGGTATTTTTTGGTTCGGCTTTGAATAATTTTGGGGTTCGCGAATTGCTAGATTGTTTTGTTACAATCGCTCCATCTCCAAGACCAAAAGATTCTGAAACCCGTTTGGTTGATCCGGCAGAGGAAAAAATGACTGGTTTTGTGTTTAAAATCCACGCCAATATGGATCCGAAACACAGAGACCGTCTGGCCTTTATTAAAATTGTTTCGGGAACTTTTGAAAGAAACAAGCCTTATTACCACGTTCGTCAAAAGAAAAATTTAAAATTCTCGAGTCCAAATGCGTTTTTCGCTGAGAAAAAAGAAATTGTAGATATTTCGTATCCTGGGGACATCGTTGGTTTGCACGATACAGGAAATTTTAAAATTGGTGATACCTTAACCGAAGGAGAAATAATGAGTTTCAAAGGAATCCCAAGTTTCTCTCCGGAACATTTCAGATACATCAACAACGCCGATCCTATGAAAGCTAAGCAATTAGAAAAAGGAGTTGATCAGTTGATGGACGAAGGAGTAGCACAGTTGTTTACTCTGGAAATGAACAATCGTAAGGTTATCGGAACTGTTGGAGCACTTCAATATGAGGTAATTCAGTATCGTTTAGAGCACGAATACGGTGCAAAATGTACCTATGAAAACTTCCCGGTTCACAAAGCATGCTGGGTTAAACCGGATGATGCCAAGAATGATGAATTTAAAGAATTCAAGCGTATCAAACAAAAATTCCTTGCTCATGATAAATACGGTCAGTTGGTATTCCTTGCCGATTCTGACTTTACGATTCAAATGACACAAAGTAAATACCCAAGTGTGAAGTTGTTCTTCACCTCAGAATTTGACTAA
- a CDS encoding alpha-amylase, with translation MKKPILQLYLLAAMTAFLGSCSQNETIETESKAQSEQFEIINVTHHDGRPFSTGTSNSSLTGKYVDNPGGGVMMQAFYWDVPSGGTWWNTVSGKVTAWSNAGIGSIWLPPASKAQNGAFSMGYDPTDYFDFGDYNQNGSVETRFGSKTELVNLITAAHTENVKVYADIVINHNSGGQSEANPFTGTNTWTNFSGVASGKFTRNYNDFYKNSYGNNDEGAFGGFPDLCHANPHVQDWLWLRADGVGKYYKNTMKFDGWRFDYVKGFGAWVVNSWNANVGGFSVGELWDSNVNVLNDWANSANSSVFDFACYYKMNDAFDGNNLALLNDDMMWKRNPYKAVTFVTNHDTDEIWSKLLAYSYILTHEGYPTIFYRDYEEWLDKSKLNNLIWIHNNKATGTTSILYSDNDEYVARRNGYNGNPGLVVYINNSDTWQERWIQTNWASTQIKDFTGNSSWYPTTQADKWVKIQCPPKGYSVWSVNQ, from the coding sequence ATGAAAAAACCAATTCTACAACTTTACCTGCTTGCAGCGATGACTGCATTTTTAGGTTCCTGTTCACAAAATGAAACCATTGAAACAGAATCAAAAGCTCAAAGCGAGCAATTTGAAATTATTAACGTTACCCATCATGACGGAAGACCTTTTAGTACGGGCACTTCCAATTCGTCTTTAACCGGAAAGTATGTAGACAATCCGGGTGGCGGAGTTATGATGCAGGCTTTTTACTGGGATGTTCCGTCTGGTGGAACCTGGTGGAATACGGTAAGCGGCAAAGTAACCGCCTGGTCTAATGCAGGAATCGGGTCTATATGGCTGCCACCTGCTTCTAAGGCACAAAACGGCGCTTTCTCGATGGGATACGACCCTACAGATTATTTTGATTTTGGAGATTACAACCAAAATGGTTCTGTAGAAACCCGATTTGGTTCTAAAACCGAATTGGTGAACTTAATTACCGCTGCACACACAGAAAATGTAAAGGTATACGCCGATATTGTGATCAATCATAATAGTGGCGGGCAATCCGAAGCCAATCCTTTTACGGGAACGAATACATGGACTAATTTTAGCGGAGTGGCTTCCGGAAAGTTTACCCGTAATTATAACGACTTCTACAAAAACAGTTATGGTAATAATGACGAGGGTGCTTTTGGAGGTTTTCCTGATTTATGCCACGCCAACCCGCATGTACAGGACTGGCTTTGGCTGAGAGCTGACGGTGTGGGTAAATATTACAAAAACACGATGAAGTTTGACGGCTGGAGATTCGATTATGTAAAAGGTTTCGGTGCCTGGGTCGTAAATTCATGGAATGCGAATGTGGGCGGATTCTCGGTTGGAGAATTATGGGATTCGAATGTAAACGTGTTAAATGACTGGGCTAACAGCGCAAACAGTTCTGTTTTTGACTTTGCCTGTTATTACAAAATGAATGATGCTTTTGACGGAAACAATCTGGCATTACTGAATGATGATATGATGTGGAAAAGAAACCCTTACAAAGCCGTGACCTTTGTAACCAATCATGATACCGATGAAATCTGGAGCAAATTATTAGCGTATTCCTACATCCTGACTCATGAAGGATATCCGACTATTTTTTACCGCGATTATGAGGAATGGTTAGACAAAAGCAAACTAAACAATCTGATCTGGATTCACAACAATAAAGCAACGGGAACAACTTCTATTCTCTATTCTGACAATGATGAATATGTAGCAAGAAGAAACGGTTACAACGGAAATCCCGGATTGGTTGTTTACATCAACAATTCTGATACCTGGCAGGAAAGATGGATTCAAACCAACTGGGCCAGTACTCAAATTAAAGATTTCACCGGAAATTCAAGCTGGTATCCTACTACTCAGGCCGACAAATGGGTAAAAATACAATGTCCTCCAAAAGGATATTCTGTTTGGTCGGTTAATCAATAG
- a CDS encoding peptidylprolyl isomerase, producing MLLKKLSLKTIDFKFVLTMCFLFFFNSIISAQEVIKDTVVSKPALTVPSGQKLKIDGIIATVGDYIVLDSDIDKGFLEISAQGGSTKDITRCQMLGKLLEDKLYAHQAIQDSIVVSDAEVRSMMDERLNYMVQQVGDINKVVAYYKKNSVEEFKTYFADILKEQKLASEMTKKIVDAVEITPEEVRNFFKKIPKDELPTFGAEMEVAQIVVEPKVSAEDEQKVKDRLNAIRKDVLEGSSFATKAVLYSQDPGSSPTGGFYKMTRKTPFVKEFKDVAFSLAAGEISEPFKTTFGYHIIMVEKIKGQEVELRHILIAPTVSEAALKEAKERIANIRNKIVNKEITFADAARTESDEKETRANGGTLVNPNTQDTRFELTKMDPTLYSQVSNLKDDEISQPLLNTDDKGKKTYKLITVTNRIEQHVADYAKDYTKIKELALKEKQITTISKWFDNKIKDTYIKIIGEYRDCNFVYNWLKK from the coding sequence ATGTTATTAAAAAAATTATCGCTAAAAACAATTGATTTCAAATTCGTGTTGACAATGTGTTTTTTATTTTTTTTCAACTCAATTATTTCGGCTCAGGAAGTTATTAAGGATACAGTAGTTAGCAAACCGGCTCTTACCGTACCATCCGGGCAAAAGCTGAAAATTGACGGTATTATTGCTACAGTTGGAGATTATATTGTTTTAGATTCAGATATTGATAAAGGATTTTTAGAAATTTCAGCACAGGGAGGATCTACAAAAGACATTACAAGATGTCAAATGCTGGGGAAACTTTTAGAAGATAAACTGTATGCGCATCAGGCGATTCAGGATAGTATCGTAGTAAGTGATGCCGAAGTAAGAAGCATGATGGACGAGCGATTGAATTATATGGTACAACAGGTGGGTGACATCAATAAAGTTGTAGCGTATTACAAAAAGAACTCAGTAGAAGAATTTAAAACCTATTTTGCAGATATCTTAAAAGAGCAAAAATTAGCGTCAGAAATGACTAAGAAAATTGTGGACGCCGTTGAAATTACACCGGAAGAAGTTCGTAATTTCTTTAAAAAGATACCAAAAGACGAATTACCAACTTTTGGAGCAGAGATGGAAGTAGCACAAATCGTGGTAGAGCCTAAAGTTTCGGCAGAAGATGAGCAAAAGGTAAAAGACAGATTAAATGCTATTCGAAAAGATGTGCTTGAAGGATCGAGTTTCGCAACAAAAGCAGTACTGTATTCACAGGATCCGGGATCATCACCAACGGGAGGTTTTTATAAAATGACCCGAAAAACACCTTTCGTAAAAGAGTTTAAAGATGTTGCTTTTAGTTTGGCAGCCGGAGAGATTTCAGAACCTTTTAAAACTACTTTTGGATACCATATTATAATGGTTGAAAAAATTAAAGGTCAGGAAGTGGAACTGCGCCATATTTTAATTGCTCCAACGGTTTCAGAAGCAGCGCTGAAAGAGGCGAAAGAAAGAATTGCAAACATCAGAAACAAGATTGTTAATAAGGAGATTACTTTTGCAGATGCTGCAAGAACAGAATCAGACGAGAAAGAAACAAGAGCAAACGGAGGAACGCTGGTAAATCCAAATACTCAGGATACCCGTTTTGAATTGACTAAAATGGATCCGACTTTATACAGCCAGGTTTCTAACTTGAAAGACGACGAAATTTCACAACCGCTTTTAAATACAGACGATAAAGGTAAAAAAACATACAAATTAATTACCGTTACCAATAGAATTGAGCAGCACGTTGCAGATTATGCTAAGGATTATACTAAAATTAAAGAATTGGCATTGAAAGAAAAGCAGATCACGACCATTTCAAAATGGTTTGATAACAAAATAAAAGATACTTATATCAAAATTATTGGAGAGTACAGAGATTGTAATTTTGTATACAATTGGCTTAAAAAATAA
- a CDS encoding AAA family ATPase: MSDVTAIHNLVQKRNELKNEIAKIIVGQDAVVDQILLCIFSGGHALLIGVPGLAKTLMINTLSQALGLDFKRIQFTPDLMPSDILGSEILDENRQFKFIKGPIFSNIILADEINRTPPKTQAALLEAMQERSVTIAGQNYKLDLPYFVLATQNPIEQEGTYPLPEAQLDRFMFAIKLEYPTFEEEVQVVKRTTSDAKTTINPLFSAQEIIDFQHLIRRIPVADNVIEYAVTLVSKTRPDNALSNDFVKNYLDWGAGPRASQNLILAAKAHAAFNGKFSPDIEDVKAVATGILRHRIIKNYKADAEGITEEKIIQKLL, from the coding sequence ATGTCTGACGTAACAGCAATTCATAATTTAGTTCAGAAACGAAACGAATTAAAAAACGAAATAGCAAAAATTATTGTAGGCCAGGATGCCGTTGTAGACCAAATTTTACTGTGTATATTTTCAGGTGGTCATGCTCTTTTGATTGGTGTTCCGGGTCTGGCGAAAACATTAATGATTAATACTTTGTCTCAGGCTTTAGGTTTAGATTTTAAAAGAATTCAGTTTACGCCGGATTTAATGCCTTCGGATATTTTGGGAAGTGAAATTCTGGATGAAAACAGACAATTTAAGTTCATCAAAGGTCCTATTTTCTCCAACATCATTTTGGCAGATGAGATCAACAGAACTCCGCCTAAAACACAGGCCGCTTTATTGGAAGCCATGCAGGAACGTTCTGTTACCATTGCGGGTCAAAACTATAAGTTAGATTTACCTTATTTTGTATTAGCGACTCAAAATCCAATTGAACAGGAAGGAACCTATCCGTTGCCGGAAGCGCAGTTAGACCGTTTTATGTTTGCGATTAAGCTGGAATACCCAACTTTTGAAGAAGAAGTTCAGGTAGTGAAACGTACGACATCTGATGCTAAAACAACCATTAATCCATTGTTTAGTGCACAGGAAATTATCGATTTTCAGCATTTGATTCGCAGAATCCCTGTAGCCGATAATGTTATTGAATATGCAGTAACTTTAGTAAGCAAAACACGTCCGGATAATGCTTTGTCAAATGATTTCGTTAAAAATTATTTGGACTGGGGAGCAGGACCAAGAGCTTCTCAAAACTTGATTTTGGCTGCAAAAGCCCATGCTGCTTTCAATGGGAAATTTTCCCCGGATATTGAAGATGTAAAAGCAGTGGCAACCGGAATTTTAAGACACAGAATTATTAAAAACTATAAAGCAGATGCCGAAGGAATAACAGAGGAAAAGATTATTCAGAAGCTGTTGTAA
- the xrtN gene encoding exosortase N, producing MKSFLFQYQNAIAILTLLLLLGINFDIVRSGLDRNLFGISFSIVLFIIGGRKTSFNMNYPLLRLILLLEFISYRLHTKSLHFLALALSACFLFYSLTRKFSFIAFICILLFSSLFTTFFDYLTVEIKQTLCYGVYLTLKNFIPITKIEGVNFYINNAKITIDTACMGLSMFKTGLLVGAFLLTLEERKQHKYYNVKQIFLFCFVMILLNIISNYFRIIVLILVDCTEENALHHSIGLLCFVFYQIIPLLFLIRFFKPNQEEIASRPASGKFALFPIAIAFLILLVTSFEIKKELKHNLLENLDTTYTTTKGIWVTNEVFKIATPEKLIYIKTPSHNPLICWTGNGYKVIESKVIQKNNEEICFVRMEKNQAQYYSYWWYECDGKKYTSLVEVLFIKLLYNKPVRLINETSRTKLI from the coding sequence ATGAAATCATTTTTATTTCAATACCAAAATGCCATTGCGATCCTGACGCTGCTGCTATTATTGGGTATCAACTTTGATATTGTCCGCTCTGGTTTGGATCGCAATCTTTTTGGAATTTCATTTTCAATAGTCTTATTCATTATCGGGGGTAGAAAAACTTCATTTAATATGAACTACCCCCTTTTGAGATTGATTCTTTTACTAGAATTCATAAGCTATCGGCTGCACACCAAATCGCTGCATTTTTTAGCATTGGCGCTATCAGCCTGTTTTCTATTTTACAGTCTTACGAGAAAATTTTCGTTTATTGCTTTTATCTGCATTCTGTTATTCTCCTCACTGTTTACTACCTTTTTTGATTATTTGACCGTCGAAATTAAACAGACGCTTTGTTACGGGGTCTATTTAACGTTAAAAAATTTCATTCCTATTACCAAAATCGAAGGTGTTAATTTCTACATCAATAATGCAAAAATTACCATCGACACTGCCTGCATGGGACTTTCGATGTTTAAAACCGGTTTGCTTGTTGGCGCTTTTTTATTGACTTTGGAAGAACGCAAGCAGCATAAATATTACAACGTAAAACAAATCTTCCTCTTCTGTTTTGTGATGATTTTACTCAATATCATTTCGAATTACTTCAGAATCATCGTTTTAATTTTAGTCGATTGTACCGAAGAAAATGCCTTGCATCATAGCATTGGCTTGCTCTGTTTTGTTTTTTATCAAATCATACCCCTGCTGTTTTTAATACGCTTTTTTAAACCCAATCAGGAAGAAATCGCCAGTCGTCCGGCTTCTGGCAAATTTGCCTTGTTTCCAATTGCCATCGCTTTTTTAATACTATTGGTAACTAGTTTTGAAATCAAAAAAGAACTAAAACATAACTTGCTTGAAAATCTGGATACAACCTACACTACCACGAAAGGAATATGGGTTACCAATGAAGTTTTTAAAATTGCAACTCCAGAAAAGCTTATTTACATTAAAACACCTTCTCACAATCCTTTGATTTGCTGGACCGGAAATGGCTATAAAGTAATCGAATCTAAAGTGATTCAAAAAAACAACGAAGAAATCTGTTTTGTCCGAATGGAGAAAAACCAGGCACAGTATTACTCGTATTGGTGGTACGAATGCGATGGCAAAAAATACACCTCGCTTGTCGAGGTGCTTTTCATAAAGCTTTTGTACAATAAACCTGTTCGCTTGATAAACGAAACCAGCCGTACAAAATTGATATAA
- a CDS encoding XrtN system VIT domain-containing protein, with protein sequence MKNKLAAFELYTQKTGVIIGLIATFFSSLFLIAALISKEFRFHDFETIAIPSLIAEFVYGIVLSFMILKNKETYIHLTPFLILNWFIGCFSLNILVPIFHDLQIWVYLATLFFCLSNFFIYSKSDENRSRSVSFFINGLSFGIILYFAIYLIPIMPFSFMAIIILGLGFYGLVPALVLVIHLITMARYLNRNKNYTLAFGAGFLVVLLSLTFFAIGLRIESNKIVQSAAINSFDQNENLPRYISISQNLKPNFFNEILLKKDIVYIPLHDLFSFNRFGSFSTKQFNEEKIHNPFISVAYLFCKDLNIHNDDKINILKSNFDKRLETEEQLWSGKSLFTKTIKEDVKLYPDAHLAYTEVTMKSACPEDTWRDQEAIYSFQLPEGSVATSLSLWVNGVERKGVLTTKEKAKAAYNQIVGVESRDPSLMQWKEGNKVVVRVFPINARTPRTFKCGFTTPLKVEDNQMKYQSLSIKGPNISNAETISRIQSVGSTKIETSKDFERNKGHYINQSKGLDHWEAYMPLTKASNSFAWKNKVYEVKNIQKTTVPFTPSEIILDLNSSWTTKQIESYVNLNKTNLFVFINDEKKEINKDNFRALALEFEDLHYSLLPLYKMAKNSLIVTKCGTFSANFEELEDCNYLKRIKTETKPKNLKVINISSDINPFWQTVKEQKYVDYFQTSLRNSLELIDKKQFVLFKTAPNAVNIEAANIVITENPQTNIPKKSGPDHIYRMYAFGKVLEEQVKIQNDTLVQNQYVDLAKDANIVTPISSLIVLETDEDYKNNGIEKNVDTLGNASVNNDGAVPEPHEWLMIILGSTILFFYYRKHKKQTI encoded by the coding sequence ATGAAAAACAAACTAGCCGCTTTCGAACTTTACACTCAAAAAACCGGAGTGATCATTGGTTTAATCGCAACCTTTTTCAGCAGCCTTTTCCTGATTGCTGCTCTTATCTCTAAAGAATTTCGATTTCATGATTTTGAAACAATTGCTATACCCAGCCTTATAGCTGAATTTGTATATGGAATTGTTCTTTCGTTTATGATCTTAAAAAACAAAGAAACTTATATCCATCTGACTCCTTTTTTAATTCTGAACTGGTTTATTGGATGTTTCTCTTTAAATATCCTTGTTCCTATTTTCCATGATCTTCAAATATGGGTTTACTTGGCCACGCTGTTTTTTTGTCTGTCCAATTTTTTCATCTACAGCAAATCAGACGAAAACCGAAGCAGATCTGTCTCCTTTTTCATAAATGGTTTATCTTTTGGGATCATCTTGTATTTTGCAATCTACCTGATTCCGATCATGCCATTTTCTTTCATGGCCATTATAATCTTAGGGTTAGGATTTTACGGATTGGTTCCTGCATTGGTGCTTGTCATCCATCTGATAACAATGGCTCGCTATCTTAATCGAAACAAGAATTACACCCTTGCTTTTGGTGCCGGTTTCTTAGTTGTACTCCTGAGCTTAACTTTTTTCGCAATTGGATTGCGTATTGAAAGCAATAAAATAGTACAATCGGCTGCAATCAATTCCTTTGATCAGAATGAGAACTTACCACGTTATATTTCGATATCTCAGAATTTAAAACCTAACTTTTTCAATGAGATATTATTAAAAAAAGACATCGTCTACATTCCGCTTCATGACCTCTTTTCTTTTAACCGTTTTGGTTCCTTCAGCACTAAACAGTTCAATGAGGAAAAAATACACAATCCGTTTATATCTGTTGCGTATCTGTTCTGTAAAGACCTGAATATCCACAATGATGACAAAATCAATATTCTGAAATCAAACTTTGACAAACGATTAGAAACTGAAGAACAACTGTGGAGTGGCAAAAGTTTATTTACCAAAACCATTAAGGAAGATGTAAAACTGTACCCTGACGCGCATCTGGCCTATACTGAAGTTACCATGAAGAGTGCCTGCCCTGAAGATACCTGGAGGGATCAGGAAGCTATTTATTCTTTTCAATTGCCGGAAGGTTCTGTTGCAACCTCATTGTCACTATGGGTAAACGGAGTTGAAAGAAAAGGGGTTTTGACTACGAAAGAGAAAGCGAAGGCGGCCTATAATCAAATTGTAGGTGTAGAAAGCCGTGATCCGTCTTTAATGCAATGGAAAGAGGGAAATAAAGTCGTGGTTAGAGTTTTTCCTATCAATGCCAGGACTCCGCGAACTTTTAAATGTGGTTTTACAACTCCTTTAAAAGTGGAAGACAACCAAATGAAATACCAGAGTCTTTCTATTAAAGGACCAAACATTTCGAATGCCGAAACGATATCACGAATTCAAAGCGTTGGAAGTACAAAAATTGAAACCAGCAAAGATTTTGAACGAAACAAAGGCCATTACATCAATCAATCAAAAGGATTAGACCATTGGGAAGCCTATATGCCGCTCACCAAAGCCTCAAACTCATTCGCATGGAAAAACAAAGTTTACGAAGTAAAGAACATTCAAAAAACGACAGTTCCCTTTACTCCTTCAGAAATTATACTGGACTTAAACAGCAGCTGGACAACCAAACAAATAGAATCGTATGTGAATTTAAACAAAACCAACTTATTTGTTTTTATAAATGACGAAAAGAAAGAAATCAACAAAGACAATTTTAGAGCCCTTGCCTTAGAGTTTGAAGATCTTCATTATTCTTTGCTACCTCTTTATAAAATGGCCAAAAACAGTTTAATCGTTACCAAATGCGGTACGTTCTCTGCCAATTTTGAGGAGCTTGAAGATTGCAATTATTTAAAAAGGATCAAAACCGAAACAAAGCCGAAAAATTTAAAAGTAATTAATATTTCATCCGATATTAATCCGTTTTGGCAAACGGTAAAAGAACAAAAATATGTCGATTACTTCCAGACCAGTTTAAGAAACAGCTTAGAACTGATTGATAAAAAACAATTTGTATTGTTTAAAACAGCACCGAATGCGGTGAATATCGAAGCTGCCAATATTGTGATTACAGAAAACCCTCAAACCAATATTCCTAAAAAAAGTGGGCCGGATCACATCTACAGAATGTACGCTTTTGGAAAAGTACTTGAAGAACAGGTGAAAATTCAAAACGATACTTTAGTGCAAAATCAATATGTCGATTTAGCCAAAGATGCCAATATTGTTACCCCGATATCTTCCCTAATTGTTCTTGAAACTGATGAAGATTACAAAAATAACGGCATTGAGAAAAACGTTGATACTCTTGGAAATGCTTCTGTGAATAATGACGGCGCTGTTCCTGAACCTCATGAATGGCTAATGATTATTCTGGGATCGACAATCCTTTTCTTTTATTACAGAAAACACAAAAAGCAAACGATTTAA